One Ensifer adhaerens genomic window, GGCGGCGCCGAGTTCGGCGGCGATGCCGCGCCCGCCACCCCGTGTCGCGCCGGCAACCAGAGCGACTTTTCCTTCAAGAGACATGTTTTCCTCCTTGGCGGCGCCATCGCCGTCTGGCATTCGGTAGCTGCTATGATATATAAATGATTGTTCGTTTATAAATGAGAGTCAAGATGCCACGCCCGAAGACGATGTCCGACGAAGATGTTCTGAACGCTGCCTTTGCGATCATGCGGGCGGAAGGGCCTGATGGCCTGACATTCGCGGCTCTTTCCGCCAGGACCGGTCTTTCGGGCGCGACCCTGGTGCAGCGCTTCGACAACAAGCCGCGGCTGATCCAGAGAGCGCTCGTGCAGGCCTGGGATGGTCTGGATGGACAAACGACAGCACTGATGGCGAGCGTGCAGCGAACGCCGGAAGGAGCGATCGCGCTCCTTGTCGGCCTTTCCGGTGACTATGGCGGCATCGAATCCTATGCCGACGACCTCCGGATTCTCCGGGAAGATCTGCGCGATCCGCTGCTGCGTGCCCGCGGTGCCAGATGGCGCGACGTGCTTTCAGGCGTGCTCGACGAGTGTCTTGCCGGACTTCCCGCCGCGGCCCCTGGGCTCGGCCTCCTGATGGCGGCGCAATGGCAGGGTTCGCTGCTGTGGTGGAGTTTCGATCCGCAGGTCCCCGTCACGGAGTTCGTCGAGCAAAGCCTGACGCGTTTCGTCGAAGCCTTCGCCCGGCGGCCGGCCTGAAAACCGCCTCGGCGTCAATGTTCACCCGGTTGTCAAATCGCCGTGAGATGGCCGTGCGGTAGATGACGGCGGCACCCGTCGGTCTTAGATGCTGAACCATGACCAGATTTGCCGCCGCTCTCTTTGCCCGGATCGCCGCCTTGGCAGTCGTCGTCTCGACGCTTTTCGCCTTGCCGGCCACCGCCCAGGCGCCTGCACCGCTTTCGAGCCTGTTGGACGAACTGTCTTTGCGGCAGGAGCTCGATCCCCTGAAGACCGTGATCGTCGCGCGTGACGGCAAAATCCTCGCGGAGCGCGGCTATCGCGGCAACCGCGTGACCGACTCGACCAACATCAAATCGGCGTCGAAGTCGATCATCTCTGCGCTGGTCGGCATTGCGATCGACAAGGGGTTGCTCGAAGGGCCGGACCAGAAGATCGCGCCGATCCTGAAAGCGGACTTGCCGGCATCACCCGATCCGCGCATCAATGACATCACCATCGGAAATCTGTTGTCGATGCAGGCCGGGCTCGGCCGGCTGTCGGGACCGAATTACGGGCGTTGGGTCGCGAGCCGGAACTGGGTACGCACAGCCCTTGCTCAACCTTTTGACGACGATCCGGGCGGTGAGATGCTCTACTCCACCGCCTCGACCCACCTGCTTTCGGCGATCCTGACAAAGGTCAGCGGCAGGTCGACCCTGGCGCTGGCGCGCGAATGGCTCGGACCGCTCGATGGTTTCCGCATCGGAGCCTGGGATCGCGACCCTCAAGGTATCTATCTTGGCGGCAACCAGATGGCGATGAGCCCCCGCTCGCTGCTTGCCTTCGGCGAGCTTTACCGCAATGGCGGCCGCACCGCATCGGGCAAGCAACTGGTTTCGGCGGAATGGATCGCAGCGTCCTGGCAGCATCGCACCAATTCGCGTTTCTCCGGGGACGCGTACGGCTACGGCTGGTTCGAGCGCCGGATCGCCAGCGAAGAGGTGCACTTCGCCTGGGGCTATGGCGGGCAGATGCTCTACATCGTCCCGAGCTTGGATCTCACCGTGGTGATGACCTCGGCGGAAAGCGGCCCCTCGGCCCGCAATGGTTACCGCGATGCTCTGCATCTGGTACTCGGCGAAATCATCACGACAGTTAAGGCTGCGCCGGAGACGGACGGCTGACCATTCGGCATGCCGCTCCGGCCACGGCCAATCAGCGTGCACCCAACAAAGGTCCCACGATTTCGAGCAGGCATTCGATCGCGGCCCCGTCCTTCACCACGTCCCGCACGGCCTCGAATTCGGCGAGTTCGATGCCGGCGATTTGCCCTTCCGGGATCGCTTCAAAAATGGCGCGCAACTGGCCCGACCGAAGCCCGTTGTCGATGGCATAGGCTGCCGGCACCTGGTTGGGCTCGAGCACGTCCCAATCGACGTGGATCCAGACGGGTGCGTCGCCGATGATCGATAGGATGGTCTCTGGTGTCGCTTCGGCGGGTGAGAGGATGCGGACGCCTGCCTGCTTCAACAGATCCGCCTCCGCCGGATCGATGTCGCGCGCGCCGACGATGATGACCTGCGCCGAGTTCAGGCCGCTGCCGTGACCGCTGTCCCAGAGACCGCAGGCGGCGGCGAGGACCATTCCGCCGAGATAGCCGCTTTCGGTGGTCTCAGGCGTGTTGAAATCGCCATGGGCATCGATCCAGAGCACGATCGCATCCGGATGCTCCCGCGCGACAACCGGCAGTGTCGCGAGGCTCGCGGAGCAGGTGTTGGCGACCATCAGCGGCTTGTTGCCGCGTCGCAGCGTTGCGGCAGTCGCCTCCTGCAGACCAGTCAGCGTCTGCCGTGCTTCGGGAAGGCTCGCCGACCAGTCATCCTCCTTCGCAGCCGTCGGCTTACCGACGATGGTCGGCATCAGGTTGGCGCGGTTGCTCAGGGCTTCTGCCGTCAGGGCCGCTCCCGCAATCGCGCCCGGCGTCCTGTCGGCAATGCGTCCCTGCGAGAGGATGAGATCGTACGGCATGCATTCTCCTTGCATTTCGAAAGGTTGCACGCGCGGTCCGATGATAGCGGGGGGCTTGAAAGGGCGGCGCGCGGAATCGCTATATCTGGTTGGATATATCGATCGTGATGAGCGATCGCAATTTGCTACCTTCGAGGTTGGTGGTATTGCTGCGCGCGAATGGTCGCATCAGCACGATCAGCCGCTGGCACACCGCCACTGAGGGCCAAGGCACGCGAAGTTTGAAGGGTAGGACCATGTTTGCCACGAAGACAATCGAAACCGGCGACAAGGCCGAATTCTATCGCGAACTGGCTGGCCAGCTCGGCGGCCTGCTGCACGACGAGCGCGATTTCATCGCCAATGCCGCCAATCTCGCGGCGCTGGTTTTCGATCTGGTGCCGGACCTCAACTGGGCGGGCTTCTACTTCCTGCGGTCAGATGACGAACTTGTGCTTGGCCCCTTCCAGGGCAAGGTTGCCTGCGTGCGCATCAAGGTCGGCAAGGGTGTGTGCGGCAGCGCCGTGGCGCTGAGCCAGACGATGCTGGTTCCGGATGTGCATGCCTTTCCTGGGCATATCGCCTGCGATGCCGCGTCCCGCTCGGAACTCGTCGTGCCGCTGGTGAAGGACGGCAGGGTGCTCGGGGTGCTCGATCTCGACAGCCCCACCCCCGAACGCTTCGACACGCAGGATCAGGCCGGCTTCGAAGCGCTCGCCGCGATCTATGTCGCAGCGAGCGATTTCGTTTAACAGGGCGCGAAGTCGCGTTTTTCGGACGGCGGCAA contains:
- a CDS encoding TetR/AcrR family transcriptional regulator, which translates into the protein MPRPKTMSDEDVLNAAFAIMRAEGPDGLTFAALSARTGLSGATLVQRFDNKPRLIQRALVQAWDGLDGQTTALMASVQRTPEGAIALLVGLSGDYGGIESYADDLRILREDLRDPLLRARGARWRDVLSGVLDECLAGLPAAAPGLGLLMAAQWQGSLLWWSFDPQVPVTEFVEQSLTRFVEAFARRPA
- a CDS encoding serine hydrolase domain-containing protein — its product is MTRFAAALFARIAALAVVVSTLFALPATAQAPAPLSSLLDELSLRQELDPLKTVIVARDGKILAERGYRGNRVTDSTNIKSASKSIISALVGIAIDKGLLEGPDQKIAPILKADLPASPDPRINDITIGNLLSMQAGLGRLSGPNYGRWVASRNWVRTALAQPFDDDPGGEMLYSTASTHLLSAILTKVSGRSTLALAREWLGPLDGFRIGAWDRDPQGIYLGGNQMAMSPRSLLAFGELYRNGGRTASGKQLVSAEWIAASWQHRTNSRFSGDAYGYGWFERRIASEEVHFAWGYGGQMLYIVPSLDLTVVMTSAESGPSARNGYRDALHLVLGEIITTVKAAPETDG
- a CDS encoding arginase family protein, yielding MPYDLILSQGRIADRTPGAIAGAALTAEALSNRANLMPTIVGKPTAAKEDDWSASLPEARQTLTGLQEATAATLRRGNKPLMVANTCSASLATLPVVAREHPDAIVLWIDAHGDFNTPETTESGYLGGMVLAAACGLWDSGHGSGLNSAQVIIVGARDIDPAEADLLKQAGVRILSPAEATPETILSIIGDAPVWIHVDWDVLEPNQVPAAYAIDNGLRSGQLRAIFEAIPEGQIAGIELAEFEAVRDVVKDGAAIECLLEIVGPLLGAR
- a CDS encoding GAF domain-containing protein produces the protein MFATKTIETGDKAEFYRELAGQLGGLLHDERDFIANAANLAALVFDLVPDLNWAGFYFLRSDDELVLGPFQGKVACVRIKVGKGVCGSAVALSQTMLVPDVHAFPGHIACDAASRSELVVPLVKDGRVLGVLDLDSPTPERFDTQDQAGFEALAAIYVAASDFV